In the Chitinophagaceae bacterium genome, one interval contains:
- the mtaB gene encoding tRNA (N(6)-L-threonylcarbamoyladenosine(37)-C(2))-methylthiotransferase MtaB has translation MNKTVALHTLGCKLNFSETSTIGRLLENDGFEKRNFDEVADVYVINTCSVTENADKECRMLVRRIQRKAPEAMVVITGCYAQLKPNEIASIPGVDLVLGAAEKFNITQHLKEITKGDSTKICSCEIGDLNEFTASHSMNDRTRIFLKVQDGCDYNCSFCTIPLARGKSRSDSIDNIIANVRSIAEQGAKEIVLTGINLGDFRPPTPQKGDLEQVPVKENFFTLIQQLDKVEGIERFRISSIEPNLLSNEIIEFVSNSKRFMPHFHIPLQSGSNKILGLMRRRYKKELYAERTGLIKTVMPHCCIGADVIVGFPGETDADFMETVDFLQLLDVSYLHVFTYSERSNTLAAEMRPVVPVNVRHERNKMLRNLSYQKMQYFTNQHIGETRKVLFETINKNGMMEGYTDNYIKITIPYQPDRENKIAEWKI, from the coding sequence ATGAACAAGACCGTGGCATTACATACATTGGGCTGCAAGCTTAATTTTTCCGAAACATCCACCATTGGCAGGTTGCTGGAGAACGACGGCTTTGAGAAAAGGAACTTTGATGAAGTGGCCGACGTGTATGTGATCAACACCTGTTCGGTGACTGAAAATGCCGATAAGGAATGCCGGATGCTGGTACGCCGCATACAACGTAAAGCGCCGGAGGCCATGGTGGTGATCACCGGCTGCTATGCCCAGCTGAAGCCAAACGAAATTGCTTCCATACCCGGCGTTGACCTGGTATTGGGCGCTGCAGAAAAATTCAACATCACGCAACACCTGAAAGAGATCACCAAGGGCGACAGCACGAAGATCTGCAGTTGTGAGATCGGTGACCTGAATGAATTCACTGCATCCCATTCCATGAACGACCGTACCCGGATATTTTTAAAAGTGCAGGATGGCTGCGACTACAATTGTTCCTTCTGCACCATTCCGCTGGCAAGGGGCAAAAGCCGGAGTGACAGCATCGACAACATTATTGCCAATGTGCGGAGTATCGCTGAACAGGGAGCAAAAGAAATTGTATTGACCGGAATTAACCTGGGGGATTTCCGCCCCCCCACCCCCCAAAAGGGGGATTTAGAGCAAGTCCCGGTTAAAGAAAATTTTTTTACACTTATACAACAGTTAGATAAAGTAGAGGGTATAGAACGTTTTCGTATTTCTTCCATTGAACCGAACCTGCTGAGCAACGAGATCATTGAGTTTGTAAGCAACAGTAAAAGGTTTATGCCCCATTTTCACATCCCTTTGCAAAGCGGCAGCAACAAGATACTGGGACTGATGCGAAGGAGGTATAAAAAAGAATTGTATGCCGAAAGGACCGGGCTTATAAAAACCGTAATGCCGCATTGCTGTATCGGGGCAGATGTGATCGTCGGCTTTCCGGGTGAAACAGATGCCGACTTTATGGAAACGGTTGATTTCCTGCAGCTATTGGATGTATCTTACCTGCATGTATTCACGTATTCGGAAAGAAGCAATACACTGGCAGCAGAAATGAGGCCTGTTGTTCCTGTAAACGTACGGCACGAACGGAATAAAATGCTGCGTAACCTGAGTTACCAGAAGATGCAGTACTTCACAAATCAGCACATTGGTGAAACAAGAAAAGTGCTTTTTGAGACAATTAACAAGAACGGTATGATGGAAGGCTATACCGATAACTATATTAAAATAACAATTCCGTACCAACCCGACCGGGAGAATAAAATAGCAGAATGGAAAATATAA
- a CDS encoding YggS family pyridoxal phosphate-dependent enzyme, translating into MSINTKNYQEIITGLSGKATLVAVSKTKSVEDIRALYDLGHRDFGENYVQELTQKYEQLPKDIRWHFIGHLQSNKVKYIAPFVHLIHGVDGYGLLKEINKQAAKNNRVIDCLLQVYIAKEETKFGLDEKELHELIELHQLHELKNIRITGLMGMASFSDDTNLVRTELKYLKSLFDKFNIQHSTFNILSMGMSADYQIAMEEGSNMVRIGSLLFGSR; encoded by the coding sequence ATGAGCATTAATACAAAAAACTACCAGGAAATTATAACCGGGTTAAGCGGCAAGGCCACATTGGTTGCCGTCTCCAAAACAAAATCCGTTGAAGACATCCGGGCTTTGTACGACCTGGGCCACCGCGACTTTGGCGAAAACTACGTGCAGGAACTTACTCAAAAATATGAGCAACTGCCCAAAGACATCCGCTGGCATTTTATCGGTCACCTGCAAAGCAATAAAGTAAAATACATCGCCCCCTTCGTTCATCTTATTCACGGGGTGGATGGTTATGGTTTGCTGAAAGAGATAAACAAACAGGCGGCAAAGAACAACCGGGTGATCGATTGCCTGCTGCAGGTATACATAGCCAAAGAAGAAACCAAATTCGGGCTGGATGAAAAAGAGTTACACGAATTGATCGAATTACACCAATTACACGAATTAAAGAACATCCGCATCACCGGCCTGATGGGTATGGCCTCTTTTTCGGATGATACAAATTTGGTAAGAACCGAACTAAAGTACTTAAAAAGCCTGTTCGACAAATTCAACATTCAACATTCAACATTCAACATTTTGAGCATGGGCATGAGCGCCGATTACCAGATCGCCATGGAAGAAGGGAGTAATATGGTGCGTATCGGCAGCCTGCTTTTCGGTTCCCGTTAA
- a CDS encoding acyl-CoA dehydrogenase, which yields MLFQLTEEQLMIRQAARDFAVNECLPGVIERDEHQKFPKEQIEKLADLGFMGMMVKQEYGGSGMDTISYVLAMEEISKVDASVSVCMSVNNSLVCYGLQEYGSEEQKNKYLAPLAQGKKDGELYIGAFLLSEPEAGSDATSQQTTAEDKGDHYLLNGTKNWITNGNSASVYLVIAQTDPAKGSRGINAFIVEKNLPGVVVGAKENKLGIRGSDTHSILFNDVKVPKENRIGEDGFGFKFAMKTLAGGRIGIASQALGIASGAYELALAYSKQRKAFGTEIMNHQIIQFKLADMATRIEAARLLCLKAAWEKDNKIDYTLSSSMAKVFASETAMWTATEAVQVHGGYGFVKEYHVERLMRDAKITQIYEGTSEVQRIVISRSILK from the coding sequence ATGCTGTTTCAACTAACTGAAGAACAACTGATGATCAGGCAGGCGGCCAGGGATTTTGCCGTAAATGAATGCCTTCCCGGGGTAATAGAAAGGGATGAACACCAGAAATTTCCAAAAGAACAGATCGAAAAATTAGCCGACCTGGGCTTTATGGGCATGATGGTGAAACAGGAATATGGCGGCAGCGGTATGGATACCATAAGTTATGTGCTGGCCATGGAAGAGATCAGCAAGGTGGATGCCAGCGTGAGTGTTTGTATGAGTGTGAACAACAGCCTGGTTTGTTATGGCCTGCAGGAATATGGATCCGAAGAACAAAAAAATAAATACCTGGCCCCGCTGGCACAGGGAAAGAAGGACGGGGAATTATACATCGGCGCTTTTTTGCTGAGCGAACCCGAGGCAGGCAGCGATGCCACTTCGCAACAGACCACGGCGGAAGATAAGGGCGACCATTACCTGCTGAACGGTACCAAGAACTGGATCACCAACGGCAACAGCGCCAGTGTTTACCTGGTGATCGCACAAACGGACCCTGCCAAGGGAAGCCGTGGCATCAATGCCTTCATCGTGGAGAAGAACCTGCCCGGCGTGGTGGTGGGCGCCAAAGAGAATAAATTAGGTATCCGTGGAAGCGATACCCACAGCATATTATTCAACGACGTGAAAGTGCCCAAAGAGAACCGCATCGGGGAAGATGGCTTCGGTTTCAAATTCGCCATGAAGACATTGGCCGGCGGCAGGATCGGTATTGCCTCACAGGCATTGGGCATTGCCAGCGGCGCTTATGAATTGGCGCTTGCATACAGCAAACAGCGTAAGGCCTTTGGCACCGAGATCATGAACCACCAGATCATCCAGTTTAAACTGGCAGACATGGCAACAAGGATCGAAGCTGCCCGTTTACTTTGTTTAAAAGCAGCCTGGGAAAAAGACAATAAAATCGACTATACCTTAAGCAGCAGTATGGCAAAGGTTTTCGCCAGCGAAACAGCCATGTGGACAGCCACCGAAGCCGTACAGGTACACGGCGGCTATGGTTTTGTAAAAGAATACCATGTAGAACGGCTGATGCGGGATGCCAAGATCACCCAGATCTACGAAGGAACGAGCGAAGTGCAGCGGATCGTGATCAGCAGGAGTATTTTAAAGTAA
- a CDS encoding ATP-dependent Clp protease adaptor ClpS yields the protein MSSNSNTKFSEQTGQLTAVDDFCTLIVWNDEVNTFEWVIETLIKICGHSPEQAEQCAIIIDSKGKYAVKEGSYDLLKPQCDAITDRGINATIEVIAN from the coding sequence ATGTCATCCAATTCAAATACAAAATTCAGTGAGCAAACCGGCCAGCTTACTGCTGTAGATGACTTCTGCACCCTCATTGTATGGAACGACGAGGTGAATACCTTTGAATGGGTGATTGAGACACTTATAAAGATATGCGGCCACAGCCCCGAACAGGCCGAACAATGTGCCATCATCATCGACTCCAAAGGCAAATATGCCGTTAAGGAAGGAAGCTACGACCTGTTGAAACCCCAGTGCGATGCCATTACAGACCGGGGTATCAATGCTACGATAGAAGTGATCGCCAATTAA
- a CDS encoding leucyl/phenylalanyl-tRNA--protein transferase, which produces MYLLSAELVFPPVEMADEDGLLAIGGDLGTERLLLAYSKGIFPWYNEKEPICWWSPDPRFVLFPTELKVSKSMRAILGNGKFRFTINKVFDRVIQNCKTITRKGQAGTWITPAVQKAFTLLHEKGYAHSAETWLDGKLVGGLYGIRLGNIFFGESMFSMEKNASKFTFLNYVQHLQKEGVQLIDCQVYTEHLESLGARMISRESFTRIIAENAGQ; this is translated from the coding sequence ATGTACCTGCTCAGCGCCGAACTGGTATTTCCTCCTGTAGAAATGGCGGATGAAGATGGCCTGCTTGCCATTGGCGGCGACCTGGGTACTGAACGGTTATTACTCGCCTACAGCAAAGGTATTTTTCCCTGGTACAATGAAAAGGAGCCCATCTGCTGGTGGAGCCCCGACCCACGGTTTGTTTTATTTCCCACCGAACTGAAAGTGAGCAAAAGCATGCGGGCGATCCTCGGCAATGGTAAATTCCGGTTCACCATCAACAAAGTATTTGACCGGGTGATACAAAACTGCAAAACCATTACCCGGAAAGGGCAGGCAGGTACCTGGATAACTCCGGCCGTACAAAAAGCCTTCACCCTTCTGCATGAGAAAGGATATGCCCACAGTGCAGAAACCTGGCTGGATGGAAAACTGGTGGGTGGCTTATATGGCATCCGGCTCGGCAATATTTTTTTTGGTGAAAGCATGTTCAGCATGGAGAAGAATGCCAGCAAATTCACATTCCTGAATTATGTGCAGCATTTACAAAAGGAGGGTGTTCAATTAATAGACTGCCAGGTATATACAGAACACCTTGAAAGCCTGGGTGCCCGGATGATCAGCCGGGAGTCATTTACCCGGATAATTGCTGAAAATGCAGGGCAATAA
- a CDS encoding MFS transporter encodes MQPSVSIPLKKGNNLPALSDNTFLRYFNFIALYFAQGVPEGMLFFGIPAWMAMNGKTAGEIAGFAIVCGLPWSFKFIVAPLMDRYTYLPMGRKRPWVIFGQLGLMAGCIAMAYLPDPLNNLNLLMAAGFVISFFGAFQDVATDGMAVDIIPIHQQARANGLMWGSKIIGISASLALGSWLLNKYSFSVAILMLALVIGTIMLVPVFLRERQGEKIVPWSAGAAAPETKKMQLGSWATIFRSLYRVFSLRNSLLLTSILFVAQGAYNYIDTALPIFTVKALGWTNVTYSQYYASAKLIGGIGGMLIGGILIDRFGKKNMMSIYFFFMILLTSGLAFLKTFWVSTALIYGFMILHNVLYTFACIGIFAIAMQCCWKKVSASQFTLYMTIGNLGRIAFAALLGPIKANFSWEITLFSFAVMIAVALLLLRFLNINKQVASIIHINSKDPHAG; translated from the coding sequence ATGCAACCTTCGGTAAGCATCCCGTTAAAGAAAGGCAACAACCTGCCGGCCCTTTCTGATAATACCTTTTTAAGGTATTTCAACTTTATTGCTTTGTATTTTGCACAAGGCGTTCCTGAAGGGATGTTGTTCTTCGGGATCCCGGCCTGGATGGCCATGAATGGTAAAACAGCAGGCGAGATCGCGGGCTTTGCCATTGTATGCGGACTTCCCTGGAGTTTTAAATTCATCGTGGCGCCGCTGATGGACCGGTATACGTATTTACCGATGGGACGTAAAAGGCCCTGGGTTATATTTGGCCAGTTGGGGTTGATGGCAGGTTGTATCGCCATGGCTTATCTGCCCGACCCCTTAAACAACCTGAACCTGTTGATGGCAGCAGGTTTTGTGATATCTTTCTTTGGGGCTTTCCAGGATGTAGCAACGGATGGAATGGCGGTTGATATTATTCCCATTCACCAACAGGCCCGGGCCAATGGTTTGATGTGGGGTTCAAAAATAATCGGCATATCTGCATCCCTGGCCCTGGGCAGCTGGCTTCTGAACAAATACAGTTTCTCCGTTGCTATACTGATGCTTGCACTGGTGATCGGTACCATTATGCTGGTCCCCGTCTTTTTAAGGGAGCGGCAGGGAGAAAAGATCGTACCCTGGTCAGCAGGGGCGGCAGCTCCGGAAACCAAAAAAATGCAGTTGGGCAGCTGGGCCACTATTTTCAGATCGCTGTACCGGGTTTTCAGTTTACGCAATTCCCTGTTGCTGACATCCATATTGTTTGTAGCCCAGGGTGCATATAATTATATTGATACAGCGTTGCCCATTTTTACCGTGAAGGCTTTGGGCTGGACCAATGTTACCTATTCGCAATACTATGCAAGCGCCAAACTGATCGGGGGGATCGGCGGTATGCTCATCGGGGGTATCCTGATCGACCGGTTCGGTAAAAAGAATATGATGAGTATTTATTTTTTCTTCATGATCCTGTTAACTTCCGGGCTGGCATTCTTAAAAACATTTTGGGTAAGCACCGCCTTAATTTACGGCTTTATGATCCTGCATAACGTATTGTACACATTTGCCTGTATCGGCATTTTTGCCATTGCCATGCAATGTTGCTGGAAGAAGGTCTCGGCCAGCCAGTTTACATTATACATGACCATTGGTAACCTGGGGCGTATTGCTTTTGCTGCGCTGCTGGGCCCCATAAAGGCAAATTTCAGTTGGGAGATCACGCTGTTCTCTTTTGCCGTTATGATTGCAGTGGCCTTATTGCTGCTGCGTTTTTTGAATATCAATAAACAGGTGGCAAGCATCATTCATATAAACAGTAAAGATCCGCATGCCGGGTAA
- a CDS encoding DUF4258 domain-containing protein: MLKKYLPYIFLVAAALLLFFIKRNQRGAVPVKPATGQADNRVTVPAVVPAGEKPEEIEGFNRNTTNLVFSKHARCRMDCRKIDESEIRGILKNGTVNKKKIQRDKRGMTYPVEGTTHDGQRVRIVFAPKGDALVVVTVIDLGKEWSCDCK; this comes from the coding sequence ATGCTTAAGAAATACCTCCCTTATATCTTCCTGGTTGCCGCTGCTTTATTGCTGTTCTTCATCAAGAGAAACCAGCGGGGGGCAGTGCCTGTAAAGCCAGCCACCGGACAGGCCGATAACCGGGTTACCGTTCCGGCAGTAGTGCCTGCCGGCGAAAAACCGGAAGAGATCGAAGGTTTCAACAGGAATACGACCAACCTGGTCTTCAGCAAACATGCCAGGTGCAGGATGGATTGCAGGAAGATCGATGAAAGTGAAATACGGGGGATATTGAAGAATGGAACCGTGAATAAGAAAAAGATACAGCGGGATAAGCGGGGTATGACCTACCCGGTGGAGGGCACCACGCACGACGGGCAGCGGGTACGGATCGTTTTTGCTCCAAAAGGCGATGCCCTGGTGGTGGTAACGGTGATCGACCTGGGTAAAGAATGGTCATGCGATTGTAAATAA
- a CDS encoding bifunctional folylpolyglutamate synthase/dihydrofolate synthase, producing the protein MNYQQTIDHLYAQLPMFSRIGAAAYKKDLHNTIALCKAIGDPQKRFKSIHIAGTNGKGSTSHMLAAILQQAGYKTGLYTSPHLKDFRERIKVDGEMIRKEFVVDFVESTKALTDEIQPSFFELTVAMAFDYFEKEKVDIAVVETGLGGRLDSTNIITPILSIITNIGYDHMNILGNTLEEIAAEKAGIIKPGVPVVIGEYLPETKSIFLNKAKEVNAPIHFVQDEYKATGIQYAADFLSLDVTHTTHNTTGHFRSDLNGIYQAKNICTALCAADILRTKAFILTKPGEKTALANVKRLTGLHGRWEVIAKDPTVVIDVAHNEDGMKQVLGQLSLVCPDAGSYHFILGLVKDKDVEKLLSLLPKNAHYYFTNAHIPRALPHTELRQKARAHQLTGDGFDDVNAAIAYARQQAAHTDTIVVCGSVFLVGEVAY; encoded by the coding sequence ATGAACTATCAGCAGACCATTGATCATTTATATGCACAGCTCCCCATGTTCAGCCGTATCGGCGCAGCGGCATATAAGAAAGACCTGCACAATACCATTGCCCTTTGTAAAGCGATCGGCGATCCGCAAAAAAGATTCAAAAGCATACATATTGCCGGCACCAACGGCAAGGGCAGCACCAGTCACATGCTGGCAGCCATATTGCAGCAGGCAGGATATAAGACCGGTCTCTATACCTCCCCGCACTTAAAGGATTTCCGGGAGCGCATAAAAGTGGATGGCGAAATGATCCGGAAAGAATTTGTGGTAGATTTTGTGGAAAGTACAAAAGCCCTGACTGACGAGATCCAGCCTTCTTTCTTTGAACTCACCGTGGCGATGGCGTTTGATTATTTTGAAAAAGAAAAGGTTGATATCGCCGTAGTAGAGACCGGCCTGGGTGGAAGGCTGGACAGTACGAACATCATCACCCCCATACTTTCCATCATTACCAACATCGGTTACGACCACATGAACATACTGGGTAACACGCTGGAAGAGATCGCTGCCGAAAAGGCCGGCATCATCAAACCAGGAGTACCGGTTGTTATTGGCGAATACCTGCCTGAAACAAAAAGCATATTCCTCAACAAAGCAAAGGAAGTGAATGCACCCATTCATTTTGTACAGGATGAATACAAGGCAACCGGCATCCAGTATGCGGCAGATTTTCTTTCCCTGGATGTAACCCATACAACCCATAACACAACCGGACATTTCAGATCAGACCTGAACGGCATATACCAGGCTAAAAATATATGCACCGCTTTATGTGCTGCAGACATTTTAAGGACCAAGGCCTTTATTCTTACAAAACCCGGCGAAAAGACCGCGTTGGCCAATGTGAAAAGACTCACCGGTTTACACGGCCGCTGGGAGGTGATTGCAAAAGATCCAACCGTTGTAATTGATGTAGCCCATAATGAAGACGGAATGAAACAGGTGCTTGGCCAGTTATCCCTCGTGTGCCCCGATGCGGGCAGTTATCATTTTATACTCGGACTGGTAAAAGATAAAGATGTTGAAAAACTGCTTTCCCTGTTACCCAAAAATGCACATTATTACTTTACCAATGCGCATATACCCAGGGCATTACCACATACCGAGTTAAGGCAAAAGGCACGGGCCCATCAATTAACCGGGGATGGTTTTGATGATGTAAATGCGGCCATTGCATACGCAAGGCAACAGGCAGCTCATACAGATACCATTGTGGTCTGCGGCAGCGTTTTCCTGGTTGGAGAAGTTGCGTATTGA
- a CDS encoding GH3 auxin-responsive promoter family protein, whose product MNIKSILAKPFAGYIYKQIKKGMETAVADQQSIFNQLIKVGTKTVFGKDHDFANIRSHEDFVRKVPLRDYEAFRPYIEKIKQGTHNVLWKGQPIYFSKTSGTTSGVKYIPITKDSIPNHINTARNALLCYMAETGNTKFADGKLIFLSGSPVLERVGGIPTGRLSGIVNHHVPKYLRANQLPSFTTNCIDEWEEKLDKIVEETISQDMTLISGIPPWMQMYFDRLVEKSGKKVGELFPNFSVMVQGGVNFEPYKAKLFESIGRQIDCIELFPASEGFFAFQDLTAGRQGSQDNPGLLLNTNSGIFFEFVPAAEIFKEDPTRLTLKDVKVGENYALVVSSNAGLWGYNIGDTVRFVSTDPYRLVVTGRTKHFISAFGEHVIGEEVEAALLKAAEEENIRVTEFTVAPKISTDAGKSCHEWFIEFENMPSGLEAFAKKIDDNLRNKNVYYDDLVGGNILRPLKISPIRKNGFIDYMKSIGKLGGQNKVPRLSNDRTIADELTPFVNSVETAGPFSGLK is encoded by the coding sequence ATGAATATCAAATCCATCCTGGCAAAGCCATTTGCCGGTTATATATACAAACAGATAAAGAAGGGAATGGAAACGGCGGTAGCCGACCAGCAATCTATTTTCAACCAGCTTATAAAAGTCGGCACAAAAACGGTCTTTGGGAAAGACCATGATTTTGCAAACATACGATCACACGAAGATTTTGTAAGGAAGGTCCCGCTGCGTGATTACGAAGCATTCAGGCCTTACATCGAAAAAATAAAACAGGGCACACACAATGTGTTGTGGAAGGGGCAGCCGATCTATTTTTCAAAAACGAGCGGTACCACCAGCGGGGTAAAATATATCCCCATAACAAAAGATTCCATTCCCAATCATATCAATACGGCCCGGAATGCTTTGTTGTGCTACATGGCCGAAACAGGCAATACAAAATTTGCCGACGGCAAACTGATCTTCTTAAGCGGCTCTCCTGTCCTGGAAAGGGTAGGCGGAATACCTACCGGCAGGCTAAGCGGGATCGTGAATCACCATGTGCCAAAATATTTACGTGCCAACCAGTTGCCTTCCTTTACCACAAACTGTATTGATGAATGGGAAGAAAAACTCGATAAGATCGTGGAAGAGACGATCAGCCAGGACATGACACTCATCAGCGGCATACCCCCATGGATGCAGATGTATTTTGACAGGCTGGTAGAGAAGAGTGGAAAGAAAGTAGGGGAACTGTTCCCTAATTTCAGTGTGATGGTCCAGGGCGGAGTGAATTTTGAACCGTACAAGGCAAAGTTGTTTGAAAGCATCGGCCGGCAGATCGACTGCATCGAATTGTTCCCGGCAAGCGAAGGTTTTTTTGCTTTCCAGGACCTGACTGCCGGCAGGCAAGGTTCGCAAGACAATCCGGGTTTGTTGCTGAATACGAACAGCGGAATATTTTTTGAGTTTGTTCCGGCTGCAGAAATTTTCAAGGAGGATCCAACGCGGCTGACATTGAAAGACGTTAAAGTGGGAGAGAATTACGCCCTGGTCGTTAGCAGCAATGCCGGTTTGTGGGGATACAATATCGGCGATACCGTCCGCTTTGTCTCCACCGATCCATACCGGCTGGTGGTTACGGGACGTACCAAACATTTCATCTCGGCTTTTGGCGAGCACGTGATCGGTGAAGAAGTGGAAGCTGCTTTGCTAAAGGCTGCAGAAGAGGAGAATATCCGGGTCACCGAATTTACTGTTGCCCCGAAGATATCCACCGATGCCGGCAAGAGCTGTCATGAATGGTTCATTGAATTTGAGAACATGCCTTCCGGCCTGGAAGCATTTGCAAAAAAGATTGATGATAACCTGCGCAACAAAAATGTATACTACGATGACCTGGTGGGCGGCAATATTTTACGACCGTTGAAGATCTCACCCATCAGGAAGAACGGCTTCATTGATTATATGAAAAGCATCGGCAAACTGGGCGGGCAGAATAAAGTGCCCCGGCTGAGCAATGACCGTACCATTGCA